Proteins encoded together in one Telopea speciosissima isolate NSW1024214 ecotype Mountain lineage chromosome 4, Tspe_v1, whole genome shotgun sequence window:
- the LOC122658471 gene encoding uncharacterized protein LOC122658471 isoform X2 encodes MKYDNLDDLDRSPCSISFDDSIRRRRRGRGYHEIMRSYLSVELRKGTLGEAKRKILSYTPGAWIEEVGGLRRSDYKLPKTTTLLLIGPRGSGKSSLVNRISGVFEANKVSSVRAQVSYNSFVENGTYFLQEYMIPRGSASFCLYDTRSLSDNSSDNYEMLKSWITKGVRHGELVIRDSDSPSFIKSMKCKASQCGYWSREARMVNFVIFVVNGVSVLKTMGDSNADEQYTYMLANTFSCPYLSFKDAKPVVVFTHGDILSRSERARVRIHLGELLGIPPDKQVFDIPDKFDAPTKLTILDMLQYSLEHADRNLPCKNRTLEKVVAVFQVVFLVGIFLLTLYFAHRLQKLMGKAMHRKHAHESETPLDWHSIRHLWLG; translated from the exons ATGAAATATGATAATCTTGATGATTTGGATCGTTCACCTTGCTCGATTTCTTTCGATGATTCTATCCGTCGGAGGAGGAGAGGTAGAGGTTATCACGAAATCATGAGGAGTTACCTTAGTGTGGAACTGCGTAAGGGAACCCTGGGAGAAGCAAAGAGAAAAATCTTGAG CTACACCCCTGGAGCATGGATTGAAGAGGTAGGTGGTCTGAGGAGGAGTGATTATAAATTACCAAAGACAACAACACTCCTCTTAATAGGTCCAAGAGGATCTGGGAAAAGTAGTCTCGTGAATAGAATTTCCGGGGTCTTTGAAGCTAACAAGGTTTCATCAGTGAGGGCCCAAGTGTCAT ATAATTCATTTGTTGAAAATGGGACCTACTTTCTCCAAGAATACATGATTCCGAGAGGCTCAGCTTCCTTTTGTCTATATGATACACGCAGTTTGTCAGACAATTCATCTGATAACTATGAGATGCTCAAGAGTTGGATTACTAAGGGTGTTCGTCATGGAGAACTAGTTATCAG GGATTCAGATAGTCCCAGCTTCATAAAGAGCATGAAATGCAAAGCAAGCCAGTGTGGCTATTGGTCCAGAGAAGCAAGGATGGTTAATTTTGTCATATTTGTTGTCAACGGAGTTTCAGTCCTAAAAACTATGGGTGACAGTAATGCCGATGAGCAATATACTTACATGCTTGCTAATACTTTCAGTTGCCCATACTTGTCTTTCAAAG ATGCTAAGCCTGTTGTTGTTTTTACACATGGTGATATACTTTCACGTTCTGAACGTGCTCGTGTCCGCATTCATTTGGGGGAGCTGCTGGGCATTCCACCAGATAAACAAGTCTTTGATATTCCAg ACAAATTTGATGCACCTACCAAGTTGACAATCTTAGACATGCTACAATATTCCCTCGAGCATGCTGATAGGAATCTTCCTTGTAAAAACAGGACTCTGGAGAAG GTTGTAGCAGTATTTCAAGTGGTGTTTCTGGTGGGTATTTTCTTGTTAACTTTGTACTTCGCGCATAGATTGCAGAAGCTGATGGGAAAGGCTATGCACCGCAAACATGCACATGAAAGTGAAACTCCCTTAGATTGGCATTCAATCCGGCACTTGTGGTTGGGTTGA
- the LOC122658471 gene encoding uncharacterized protein LOC122658471 isoform X1, with the protein MGGGRASSTTLSSDSSSSAGEISDDWLMEQSTDDPLTGIDKLFECINGDDSALKDEELEQNEGNEMKYDNLDDLDRSPCSISFDDSIRRRRRGRGYHEIMRSYLSVELRKGTLGEAKRKILSYTPGAWIEEVGGLRRSDYKLPKTTTLLLIGPRGSGKSSLVNRISGVFEANKVSSVRAQVSYNSFVENGTYFLQEYMIPRGSASFCLYDTRSLSDNSSDNYEMLKSWITKGVRHGELVIRDSDSPSFIKSMKCKASQCGYWSREARMVNFVIFVVNGVSVLKTMGDSNADEQYTYMLANTFSCPYLSFKDAKPVVVFTHGDILSRSERARVRIHLGELLGIPPDKQVFDIPDKFDAPTKLTILDMLQYSLEHADRNLPCKNRTLEKVVAVFQVVFLVGIFLLTLYFAHRLQKLMGKAMHRKHAHESETPLDWHSIRHLWLG; encoded by the exons ATGGGCGGTGGCAGAGCTTCTTCCACTACTCTCTCtagtgattcttcttcttc TGCAGGAGAAATTTCAGATGACTGGTTAATGGAGCAAAGTACTGATGACCCATTAACAGGAATCGACAAACTTTTCGAGTGCATTAATGG AGATGATTCTGCTTTGAAAGATGAGGAATTAGAACAGAATGAAGGGAATGAGATGAAATATGATAATCTTGATGATTTGGATCGTTCACCTTGCTCGATTTCTTTCGATGATTCTATCCGTCGGAGGAGGAGAGGTAGAGGTTATCACGAAATCATGAGGAGTTACCTTAGTGTGGAACTGCGTAAGGGAACCCTGGGAGAAGCAAAGAGAAAAATCTTGAG CTACACCCCTGGAGCATGGATTGAAGAGGTAGGTGGTCTGAGGAGGAGTGATTATAAATTACCAAAGACAACAACACTCCTCTTAATAGGTCCAAGAGGATCTGGGAAAAGTAGTCTCGTGAATAGAATTTCCGGGGTCTTTGAAGCTAACAAGGTTTCATCAGTGAGGGCCCAAGTGTCAT ATAATTCATTTGTTGAAAATGGGACCTACTTTCTCCAAGAATACATGATTCCGAGAGGCTCAGCTTCCTTTTGTCTATATGATACACGCAGTTTGTCAGACAATTCATCTGATAACTATGAGATGCTCAAGAGTTGGATTACTAAGGGTGTTCGTCATGGAGAACTAGTTATCAG GGATTCAGATAGTCCCAGCTTCATAAAGAGCATGAAATGCAAAGCAAGCCAGTGTGGCTATTGGTCCAGAGAAGCAAGGATGGTTAATTTTGTCATATTTGTTGTCAACGGAGTTTCAGTCCTAAAAACTATGGGTGACAGTAATGCCGATGAGCAATATACTTACATGCTTGCTAATACTTTCAGTTGCCCATACTTGTCTTTCAAAG ATGCTAAGCCTGTTGTTGTTTTTACACATGGTGATATACTTTCACGTTCTGAACGTGCTCGTGTCCGCATTCATTTGGGGGAGCTGCTGGGCATTCCACCAGATAAACAAGTCTTTGATATTCCAg ACAAATTTGATGCACCTACCAAGTTGACAATCTTAGACATGCTACAATATTCCCTCGAGCATGCTGATAGGAATCTTCCTTGTAAAAACAGGACTCTGGAGAAG GTTGTAGCAGTATTTCAAGTGGTGTTTCTGGTGGGTATTTTCTTGTTAACTTTGTACTTCGCGCATAGATTGCAGAAGCTGATGGGAAAGGCTATGCACCGCAAACATGCACATGAAAGTGAAACTCCCTTAGATTGGCATTCAATCCGGCACTTGTGGTTGGGTTGA